The following are encoded together in the Thermococcus sibiricus MM 739 genome:
- a CDS encoding DUF1464 family protein: protein MRVIGVDPGTKSFDVIGLEDGRIRLDLTFPSEVVAEKPEQIVKVIENFDANLIIGPSGYGVPLKHISELTDKDRFEMTLVRGEEMKKIPVLIGLQKMVDEMAEKDMNVWFIPGVIHLPTVPEWRKYNKIDMGTADKMAITVLGIYDQAKRLGVEYNDVSFVLLEVGFGYNYAGGVKGGKIVDGIGGTIFPGPAYVNSGALDGEVAYLLGKVEKWHLFWGGATVIAANEILPPEEFAKRLDEESFSRAWEAMKDGFIKAVAAELAIVRNPREIVLSGRLMRIEELRKDVKDTFEELFGLPVVKQRGLEGKAKEAAQGSAIIADGLAGGEFKELVEHVEIRKSRGSILDYVKFPLGL from the coding sequence ATGAGGGTCATAGGCGTTGATCCAGGGACAAAGAGCTTTGATGTTATCGGGCTTGAGGATGGGAGGATAAGGCTTGATCTAACTTTTCCAAGCGAGGTAGTTGCGGAAAAACCGGAGCAGATAGTTAAGGTGATAGAAAATTTCGATGCAAACCTTATAATCGGGCCCTCTGGCTATGGGGTCCCGCTAAAGCACATAAGCGAGCTGACGGATAAAGACCGCTTCGAGATGACGCTCGTGAGAGGGGAGGAGATGAAAAAAATTCCTGTTCTCATAGGGCTGCAGAAGATGGTAGATGAGATGGCAGAGAAGGACATGAACGTCTGGTTCATTCCGGGCGTTATTCACCTCCCGACGGTTCCGGAGTGGAGGAAGTACAATAAGATCGATATGGGAACAGCGGACAAGATGGCGATAACTGTGCTCGGCATATACGACCAGGCAAAGAGACTTGGCGTTGAGTATAACGATGTCTCTTTCGTCCTCCTCGAAGTTGGTTTTGGCTACAACTACGCTGGAGGTGTTAAGGGCGGGAAAATCGTTGACGGCATCGGGGGGACAATATTCCCCGGCCCGGCTTACGTGAACAGCGGTGCCCTCGACGGTGAGGTTGCTTACTTACTAGGGAAGGTGGAGAAGTGGCACCTTTTCTGGGGCGGGGCCACAGTGATAGCGGCCAACGAGATCCTCCCCCCAGAGGAGTTCGCCAAACGGCTCGATGAGGAGTCCTTCTCCAGAGCCTGGGAGGCGATGAAGGACGGTTTCATTAAGGCAGTCGCAGCTGAGCTAGCCATTGTACGCAACCCCAGAGAAATAGTCCTATCGGGCAGATTGATGCGCATAGAGGAGCTGAGAAAGGATGTCAAAGACACCTTTGAGGAGCTTTTTGGTCTTCCAGTCGTCAAGCAGAGGGGTCTTGAAGGTAAAGCTAAAGAGGCCGCTCAAGGAAGTGCGATAATAGCGGACGGCCTCGCTGGCGGGGAATTTAAAGAGCTCGTGGAGCACGTGGAGATAAGGAAGAGCAGGGGGAGCATTCTTGACTACGTGAAGTTCCCTCTGGGTCTCTGA
- a CDS encoding DUF835 domain-containing protein: MNQMVLLLGQSLSLSAKIVGALFLAYTYWKHKREPALYWFLSWVAAASSIFADISRNIYILSLSGAFWATFLFYGTLILLEENEIVSGKIRGWCWKTLSAIPVATSLYGILIGVIGYSSDWFALLGLPYAVSALFIVVSGLMILSAREFYNNKALYLGGILFVYGLHQLDFPILRLVEWFAPIGFALGSIFTVLSAYFMIKFVFAEEFIRVEKPSVEIYFKPGVMIIKPLEYTTIKEKLEKVSALAFVRDLKAPKTWNTFFVSTTEVRNSVSPTNLAFIIDTSVRYLKEAKNKGFGGVIIIDCPEYLKAYNGFESLAKFFASLKDFTISYEGTLILVIEEKAWDERELQILKRILV, translated from the coding sequence ATGAACCAAATGGTGCTCCTCCTTGGCCAATCCCTCAGCCTTTCGGCAAAAATAGTGGGAGCTTTATTTCTCGCCTATACTTACTGGAAACACAAACGAGAACCTGCCCTTTATTGGTTTCTTTCTTGGGTTGCCGCTGCTTCTTCGATATTTGCCGACATAAGTAGGAATATATACATACTTTCGCTATCAGGAGCCTTTTGGGCAACATTCTTGTTTTATGGAACACTCATCCTCCTAGAGGAAAATGAGATTGTAAGTGGGAAAATAAGAGGCTGGTGTTGGAAAACACTATCAGCAATTCCTGTTGCAACGAGCTTATACGGGATTCTAATCGGTGTTATAGGCTATTCTTCTGATTGGTTTGCCCTTCTAGGCCTGCCTTATGCAGTTTCAGCCCTTTTTATCGTAGTCTCGGGACTCATGATATTATCCGCTAGAGAATTTTACAACAATAAGGCTCTTTATCTGGGAGGCATTCTCTTCGTTTATGGACTTCACCAGCTCGACTTCCCAATTTTGAGGCTCGTGGAGTGGTTTGCCCCGATCGGATTTGCCCTTGGGTCGATATTTACGGTTCTCTCTGCCTACTTTATGATAAAATTCGTCTTTGCAGAGGAATTCATAAGGGTTGAAAAACCCTCTGTGGAAATTTACTTCAAGCCAGGAGTGATGATAATCAAGCCTCTGGAATATACTACAATAAAAGAGAAGCTCGAAAAAGTGTCAGCGCTGGCATTTGTTAGGGACTTAAAGGCCCCAAAGACATGGAATACATTTTTCGTCTCAACTACAGAGGTAAGAAACTCCGTATCTCCCACTAACTTGGCTTTCATAATTGATACCTCTGTTAGATACCTCAAAGAAGCCAAAAACAAAGGATTTGGAGGAGTTATTATTATAGACTGTCCGGAGTACCTAAAAGCATACAATGGATTTGAATCATTGGCAAAATTCTTTGCTTCATTAAAAGATTTCACGATTTCATATGAAGGAACTCTTATATTAGTGATTGAAGAAAAGGCTTGGGATGAAAGAGAACTACAAATCCTAAAGAGAATACTTGTATGA
- a CDS encoding DUF116 domain-containing protein — MGIENIIAKLASIGSDLSTRNAVRMALSLISEDEELTDQIYVEIKNKAYKEDFTRIPIEKRAVFIPQCLRNVKECPAEFGEYGWECTKCGKCAIGEIIEYGEKLGYKHFYIVPGGSLVKKVLKEKVPRGEIKAAIGIACWPELAEASEKLSILKIPLQAVPLLRTGCINTIVDIKRAKEVLEIGTNLKVQKPLTSPDTSLQISF; from the coding sequence ATGGGAATTGAAAACATAATAGCAAAATTGGCCTCAATTGGGTCCGACCTAAGCACACGAAATGCAGTTAGAATGGCCCTATCCCTAATAAGCGAGGATGAAGAACTCACCGATCAAATTTACGTCGAGATAAAAAATAAGGCATACAAAGAGGACTTCACAAGAATACCTATCGAAAAACGTGCCGTTTTCATTCCACAGTGTCTAAGGAATGTAAAAGAATGCCCTGCTGAATTTGGCGAATATGGTTGGGAATGCACAAAATGTGGGAAATGCGCTATAGGTGAGATAATCGAATACGGGGAAAAGCTCGGCTACAAGCATTTTTACATAGTTCCTGGAGGAAGTTTAGTTAAGAAAGTACTCAAAGAGAAAGTTCCAAGGGGTGAAATAAAAGCAGCAATTGGAATAGCATGCTGGCCCGAGCTGGCCGAGGCCAGTGAAAAACTTTCCATCTTAAAGATTCCCCTCCAAGCTGTTCCATTACTAAGAACAGGATGTATAAACACGATAGTGGATATCAAAAGGGCCAAAGAAGTTCTGGAAATTGGAACCAACCTAAAAGTACAAAAACCACTAACTTCCCCCGATACAAGTCTACAGATTAGCTTTTAA
- a CDS encoding DMT family transporter translates to MKKAELVLLGITVIWGLTFPVMKVSLEYLSPVLFLTYRFGVASLLMLLFFGRTVLKKETLFEGFVLGSTLFFGHASQIVGLKYTSASNSAFITSLYVVFTPFVAYGLLGDKLKGKDFLSLGAAIVGLYLISDATLHFNYGDLLTVLCAISFAFQIVLVHKFKEKDYLSLAFWQIFWNFVFSLSYALIVEGFAFSRETAPLVGILYTAVLATVIGFTFQIKYQKETKAHKAALIYSAEPIFGHISSFLTIGEVLSLRGYLGAILILVAIWNEIRGDIG, encoded by the coding sequence ATGAAAAAAGCAGAACTGGTCCTTCTAGGAATTACAGTCATATGGGGGCTTACCTTTCCGGTCATGAAGGTTAGTCTTGAATATCTCTCTCCAGTTCTTTTCTTGACATATCGCTTTGGCGTTGCTTCCCTTCTTATGTTACTATTTTTTGGTAGAACGGTTCTGAAAAAAGAAACACTTTTTGAGGGTTTTGTTTTAGGGTCTACTTTGTTTTTTGGACATGCCTCTCAAATCGTTGGGTTGAAGTATACCTCTGCATCGAATTCTGCATTTATAACCTCTCTCTACGTTGTTTTTACTCCTTTCGTGGCTTATGGGCTCCTTGGAGATAAGTTGAAGGGTAAGGATTTTCTATCTTTGGGTGCTGCTATAGTTGGTTTATATTTGATATCGGATGCAACACTCCACTTTAATTATGGGGATCTATTAACAGTTCTTTGTGCAATTTCATTTGCATTTCAGATAGTCTTGGTCCATAAGTTTAAGGAAAAGGATTATTTAAGCTTGGCATTCTGGCAAATATTCTGGAATTTTGTATTTTCATTGAGTTATGCCTTAATTGTAGAAGGATTCGCTTTCTCAAGAGAAACAGCCCCATTGGTTGGAATACTTTACACTGCAGTTTTAGCAACAGTAATTGGCTTTACTTTTCAGATAAAGTATCAAAAAGAAACAAAAGCCCATAAAGCAGCATTGATTTATTCAGCTGAACCTATATTTGGACATATTTCTTCATTTTTGACTATAGGGGAAGTGTTGAGTTTAAGAGGGTATCTAGGGGCAATATTAATTCTAGTTGCAATATGGAATGAAATAAGAGGGGATATTGGTTAA
- a CDS encoding 4Fe-4S dicluster domain-containing protein — protein MSENEPQPPQHETFERVWILITPDKCSGCRLCEITCSLEHEGIIWPEASRIRVFELLPGVNVPQTCVQCPDYPCVKACPVDALSVNEKTGAVLVDEEKCIECGACITACPGKVPRIPTDKGSVVICDLCGGEPKCVEVCHEAGHDALKLVKGNYRSVFKTFAKEPIEKSFEIARKMYGEEFLR, from the coding sequence GTGAGTGAGAATGAACCCCAACCCCCCCAGCATGAAACTTTCGAGAGAGTTTGGATTTTAATAACCCCTGATAAATGCAGTGGCTGCAGGCTATGTGAAATAACATGCTCTTTAGAACATGAAGGAATTATCTGGCCAGAAGCATCAAGGATAAGAGTTTTTGAGCTCTTGCCTGGCGTTAATGTGCCTCAAACTTGTGTTCAGTGCCCCGACTATCCATGTGTAAAAGCCTGTCCGGTGGATGCTTTAAGTGTAAATGAAAAAACAGGCGCGGTTCTTGTTGATGAAGAGAAATGTATAGAGTGTGGTGCGTGCATTACAGCATGTCCAGGAAAAGTTCCGAGAATTCCAACAGACAAAGGGAGCGTAGTTATATGTGATCTCTGTGGAGGAGAACCCAAGTGTGTTGAAGTCTGTCATGAGGCCGGTCATGATGCTCTAAAACTAGTTAAAGGAAACTACAGATCTGTTTTCAAGACCTTTGCAAAAGAGCCCATAGAGAAAAGCTTTGAGATTGCAAGAAAAATGTACGGAGAAGAATTTTTAAGGTGA
- a CDS encoding aldehyde ferredoxin oxidoreductase family protein, whose amino-acid sequence MNGYTGKLLDINLTKEKIKETKLDEEILKKFYGGRGLGTYLLWKELGDRWETVDPLDEENLLLILSGPLTGYYPGMKTAVISKSPESNGVVGSVLSSEVALELKTSGYDGVIIRGKAKSPVYLFVHNDTVEIRDANKYWGMGGTELYKTLLKEVHEEIKKKEMLKGIPKEPAMMYIGRAGENQVRIAAIMTKLMHAAGYGGYGAVMGSKNLKAILVKGSKALPEVYDKEKVKILLREFWKKSFLSTTFREWGTGAGGYSVGHDRSSEPIRNWQEEYHNNEEISVVNFEDRAWIKKYWADYGCPINCMKISYLRYGPYKGAITDAPDYELQAYMGSNLGIFEPEKIVYLSYLVDELGLDGINAGNTLGFVAELYQRGILTKDDIGFELNWGDEKAFAKLLHLIANKEEIGEILADGTYRAALKVSKIKGIDVTKYAVHVKGIGIGAHGIRSELDYTKDISYAVSVQGGDHTSTAGLPAKSYEGEMVNTFYDSAVICFFVTQPGFENILEFGNAVTGFNISPEQWLNEIGRRIIHLQRILLLLGGPDVYWDPRKDDDNPPRFYEPLPSGPMRGKAPSEEEIKAKVKQYYEEIGYDENGIPKEEVLEELGLGEAKKEIKRIKRHLNI is encoded by the coding sequence ATGAACGGTTATACCGGAAAGCTTCTTGACATAAATTTAACAAAGGAGAAAATAAAAGAAACTAAACTTGATGAAGAGATTCTTAAGAAGTTCTATGGAGGCAGAGGGTTAGGTACCTACCTTCTCTGGAAAGAGCTCGGAGATAGATGGGAGACTGTTGACCCTCTTGATGAGGAGAACTTGCTCTTGATTCTAAGTGGGCCTCTAACTGGTTATTATCCCGGAATGAAGACTGCTGTTATTTCCAAATCCCCAGAAAGCAACGGTGTTGTGGGGAGTGTACTAAGCAGCGAAGTCGCTTTGGAACTTAAAACTTCGGGCTATGATGGAGTTATAATACGGGGAAAAGCTAAAAGCCCCGTATATCTTTTTGTCCACAACGATACCGTGGAGATAAGGGATGCAAATAAATACTGGGGTATGGGAGGAACTGAACTCTACAAAACCCTTCTTAAAGAAGTTCACGAAGAGATAAAAAAGAAAGAAATGCTGAAAGGAATCCCAAAAGAGCCTGCAATGATGTATATAGGACGAGCTGGAGAGAACCAAGTGCGTATTGCTGCCATAATGACAAAACTTATGCATGCGGCTGGCTATGGCGGTTATGGAGCCGTTATGGGAAGCAAGAATCTCAAAGCCATACTCGTAAAAGGAAGCAAAGCCCTTCCAGAAGTTTATGATAAAGAGAAAGTAAAGATCCTTTTAAGGGAGTTTTGGAAAAAATCATTCTTATCAACCACATTTAGAGAATGGGGGACTGGAGCTGGAGGTTATAGTGTTGGCCACGATCGCTCAAGTGAACCTATAAGAAACTGGCAAGAAGAGTATCACAATAACGAAGAGATAAGCGTAGTTAATTTCGAGGATAGAGCTTGGATAAAGAAATACTGGGCCGACTATGGATGTCCGATTAATTGTATGAAGATTTCATACCTTCGTTACGGCCCATACAAGGGAGCAATTACAGATGCACCTGACTATGAGCTCCAAGCATACATGGGGAGTAATCTTGGAATATTCGAGCCAGAAAAAATCGTTTATCTATCATACCTTGTGGATGAACTCGGACTAGATGGTATAAACGCCGGAAATACTTTGGGATTTGTGGCTGAACTTTACCAGAGAGGAATTCTAACGAAAGATGATATTGGTTTTGAACTTAATTGGGGAGATGAAAAAGCTTTTGCAAAACTTTTGCACTTAATAGCCAATAAAGAAGAGATTGGTGAGATATTAGCAGATGGGACATATAGGGCCGCATTAAAAGTTTCCAAAATAAAAGGAATAGATGTCACAAAATACGCTGTCCACGTGAAAGGAATAGGTATCGGAGCACATGGAATAAGAAGCGAGCTTGATTACACAAAAGATATCAGTTATGCAGTCTCAGTTCAAGGTGGGGATCACACTTCAACAGCAGGCTTGCCAGCTAAAAGTTATGAAGGCGAAATGGTCAACACCTTCTATGACTCAGCTGTAATATGTTTCTTCGTCACACAACCAGGCTTCGAGAATATCCTAGAGTTTGGAAACGCAGTAACTGGTTTTAACATAAGTCCCGAACAGTGGCTGAATGAAATCGGAAGAAGAATAATACATCTCCAAAGGATCCTTCTCCTCCTAGGGGGCCCGGATGTTTACTGGGATCCAAGAAAAGATGACGATAACCCCCCAAGGTTCTACGAACCATTGCCAAGTGGACCCATGAGAGGAAAAGCACCAAGCGAGGAAGAGATAAAAGCAAAAGTGAAGCAGTACTATGAGGAGATTGGCTACGACGAAAACGGCATTCCGAAGGAAGAGGTTCTTGAAGAACTTGGGCTTGGCGAGGCAAAGAAAGAAATCAAAAGAATCAAAAGACACTTGAACATTTAA